The following coding sequences lie in one Thermithiobacillus tepidarius DSM 3134 genomic window:
- a CDS encoding HAD-IIIA family hydrolase — translation MKPPTRLFIFDADNTLRRTTVPGKPCPHGPGEWELLPGVRERLGAVRWGGEGAWLGVASNQDQVAYGHLTAAMAQRLLADMVRAAVGEIAPAPCIRFCPHALEVPCACRKPAPGMLLEIMAHFGVAPAETLFVGDAPTDAEAARAAGVGFVWAWDFFGWGL, via the coding sequence GTGAAACCACCCACACGCCTCTTCATCTTCGACGCCGACAACACCCTGCGCCGCACCACGGTGCCGGGCAAGCCGTGTCCGCATGGGCCGGGCGAGTGGGAGTTGTTGCCGGGGGTGCGGGAGCGCTTGGGGGCGGTGCGGTGGGGCGGGGAGGGGGCTTGGCTGGGGGTGGCTTCGAACCAGGATCAGGTGGCCTATGGCCATCTCACGGCGGCGATGGCGCAGCGGCTGCTGGCGGACATGGTGCGCGCCGCAGTCGGCGAGATCGCGCCGGCGCCGTGCATCCGCTTCTGTCCGCATGCCCTGGAGGTGCCGTGCGCATGCCGCAAGCCGGCGCCGGGGATGCTGCTGGAGATCATGGCGCATTTCGGCGTGGCGCCCGCGGAGACGCTTTTCGTCGGCGATGCGCCGACGGATGCGGAGGCGGCGCGGGCAGCGGGGGTGGGGTTCGTGTGGGCGTGGGATTTCTTCGGCTGGGGATTGTGA
- the cas3f gene encoding type I-F CRISPR-associated helicase Cas3f, translated as MHVVLISACRKNAIKRTRAVLDRYASRMGDFTWATPITKEGLHSLRKQLRASASRNTAVLCLRSEGYHRLVPIWVVGARDRFGPDWRTPVFTTVRPTRLRTVDKTSAPWIVHAKQIAAISGLFHDLGKNNQFFATKLLRARPVADPIRHEWISTCLVDVLLESPGTALSDAWGAALERAKDIRRFPQSVALLPKGVLGPTEAVLACVATHHRLFGEYKNSGLIGPQAFLRDPDKLRQDAEKADAIPGSLNEQMVRSYPKGTEDDLKKALSRLDVLQSAEQSPNYWRALALIARCALILADHKVSSVQCQEVDTCEDAKRQNPFGPFANSAPGPQGKRVYNQTLQWHLQSVGQEAAAMLDRILRLPAQLPGLDPISLEQIDSDAFGQFAWQQQAAEAVASMREQHPGTPMLLAVIAGTGSGKTRACARLAVRAAQREEVRFATLLNLRTLTLQTGDAYAKQLGIDPDDLAVVIGDVMTRRAFEATREPELLNEDEMDRSLGEETEVSGWNDPLPDWLEHFVGSNSNLRAMIGAPVFVATADYMVPAGEPGAQGRHIMPLLRLMSSDLLLDEIDNYDATSIVAILRLVQLAGLFGRNVIASSATLTPVLASKLVQFYEHGTLMRAALHGKDQPDFICGTISNWAPPNLSVFSSSDHFAEEFKAHVGQVCASLQNTKTRPRKPGLIEFDKAEHAFFDAISREVLALHTTNAWTDPETGKRLSVGLVRVANIHTAVRVAQHLRRAQLLSTLRPKVACYHSQIFHGHRMLLEMALDHMLSRGNNAHAPAKHASVRAQLERSDVDEGLFIVVATPVEEVGRDHDFDWSLIEPSSAQSIVQTAGRVRRHRYSDSPGINVGILQFNLRACQGKSVAFQYPGNESGEFAYGTHDLKKLLDWEALENGLDSRLRFEPSRHALSEKDDAALEEQLKVPAHRMLHDKNLWLSSSTYQGWPLREQKPSETWRYDPESAGWLKLEKLQDGKWAFLPAAADAINTDWSFGTAHWLCPTASEIVEFCELHDLSANWAFEIDLFESQGKRLSFSIDGLLVDKEI; from the coding sequence ATGCACGTCGTGCTGATTTCCGCATGCCGGAAAAACGCCATCAAGAGAACTCGCGCCGTTCTTGACCGCTATGCTTCGCGTATGGGCGACTTTACCTGGGCCACACCTATCACGAAGGAGGGTTTGCACAGCTTGCGCAAGCAGTTACGGGCAAGCGCCAGTCGCAACACCGCGGTGCTCTGTTTGCGGAGCGAGGGTTATCACCGGCTGGTACCTATCTGGGTCGTTGGTGCACGGGATCGCTTTGGTCCGGATTGGCGCACGCCGGTTTTCACGACCGTGCGGCCGACCCGGTTGCGAACCGTGGATAAAACCTCGGCTCCATGGATTGTTCATGCCAAGCAGATAGCTGCTATCAGTGGACTCTTCCATGACCTCGGCAAAAACAACCAATTTTTCGCAACGAAGCTCTTGCGTGCCAGGCCGGTGGCCGACCCAATCCGGCACGAATGGATTTCGACATGTCTCGTCGACGTCCTGCTAGAAAGCCCCGGTACAGCACTGTCAGATGCCTGGGGTGCGGCCCTCGAAAGAGCCAAGGACATCAGGCGCTTTCCCCAATCCGTCGCGCTCCTTCCCAAAGGGGTGCTGGGTCCGACCGAAGCCGTGCTAGCGTGTGTCGCGACGCACCATCGCTTGTTTGGTGAGTACAAAAACTCTGGATTGATCGGCCCGCAAGCCTTTTTGCGCGATCCAGATAAGCTCCGGCAGGATGCGGAGAAAGCCGACGCCATTCCTGGCAGCTTGAATGAGCAGATGGTCAGGAGCTATCCCAAGGGCACTGAGGATGATTTGAAAAAGGCTTTGAGCCGCCTGGATGTGCTACAAAGTGCCGAGCAGTCGCCTAACTATTGGCGCGCCCTCGCACTCATCGCCCGTTGTGCTTTGATCCTGGCGGACCACAAGGTGTCATCGGTCCAGTGCCAGGAGGTGGATACCTGCGAAGATGCCAAACGGCAAAACCCTTTTGGTCCCTTTGCTAACAGCGCGCCGGGCCCACAAGGTAAACGCGTTTACAACCAAACCTTGCAGTGGCATCTGCAGTCTGTCGGGCAAGAGGCGGCCGCCATGTTGGACCGCATATTGCGATTACCCGCTCAACTGCCGGGCCTTGATCCAATCTCACTTGAGCAAATTGATTCTGATGCTTTTGGGCAATTCGCATGGCAACAGCAAGCCGCCGAAGCAGTGGCATCCATGCGGGAGCAACATCCGGGAACCCCTATGCTATTGGCCGTGATCGCCGGCACCGGGTCGGGTAAGACGCGTGCTTGCGCCCGCCTCGCGGTACGCGCTGCCCAGAGAGAAGAGGTGCGGTTTGCGACGCTTTTGAACCTGCGCACATTGACTCTGCAGACCGGTGATGCTTATGCAAAGCAGCTTGGCATTGATCCGGACGATTTGGCCGTTGTCATTGGGGACGTGATGACTCGCAGGGCATTTGAAGCAACACGGGAGCCGGAACTTCTCAATGAGGATGAAATGGATCGGAGCCTTGGCGAAGAGACGGAGGTCAGCGGCTGGAATGATCCTTTGCCCGATTGGCTGGAACATTTCGTGGGTAGCAACTCCAATCTGCGGGCCATGATTGGCGCCCCTGTTTTCGTTGCCACCGCCGACTACATGGTGCCCGCTGGCGAACCGGGTGCACAGGGACGGCACATCATGCCGCTGCTTCGACTCATGAGCAGCGATCTCCTTCTCGATGAAATAGACAACTATGATGCCACGTCAATTGTGGCCATCTTACGCTTGGTACAACTGGCCGGCTTATTTGGGCGCAATGTAATCGCGTCGAGTGCTACGCTGACGCCAGTTCTAGCCAGCAAGCTTGTGCAGTTTTACGAGCATGGAACCCTCATGCGCGCGGCACTGCATGGAAAAGACCAGCCCGACTTCATCTGCGGCACCATTTCCAATTGGGCTCCGCCAAATTTATCGGTGTTTAGTTCCAGCGATCATTTTGCTGAGGAGTTCAAGGCTCATGTGGGGCAGGTCTGCGCCAGCCTGCAAAACACCAAGACACGCCCCCGCAAGCCGGGTCTGATCGAGTTCGACAAGGCCGAGCATGCCTTCTTCGACGCTATTTCTCGCGAAGTCTTGGCCCTGCATACAACCAATGCCTGGACTGACCCAGAAACGGGAAAGCGGTTGTCGGTAGGTCTCGTGCGAGTAGCCAATATCCACACCGCAGTTCGCGTAGCACAGCATCTGCGCCGAGCTCAACTATTGAGCACCCTACGGCCAAAAGTTGCTTGTTATCACAGTCAGATCTTCCACGGCCATCGCATGTTGTTGGAGATGGCGCTTGATCACATGCTTTCGCGCGGGAATAACGCCCATGCGCCGGCCAAACATGCGAGTGTTCGCGCTCAATTGGAGCGTAGTGATGTGGATGAGGGATTGTTCATCGTGGTTGCAACGCCAGTGGAAGAGGTAGGGCGCGACCACGATTTCGATTGGAGCCTCATCGAGCCATCGAGCGCTCAATCCATCGTCCAGACCGCGGGCCGTGTCCGCCGCCACCGCTATAGCGATTCACCGGGCATCAATGTCGGTATCCTGCAGTTCAACTTGCGAGCATGCCAAGGTAAGTCAGTTGCCTTTCAGTATCCCGGCAACGAATCTGGCGAGTTCGCCTACGGCACCCACGATCTCAAGAAGCTGCTTGATTGGGAAGCCTTGGAAAATGGTTTGGACTCCAGGTTGCGCTTTGAACCAAGCCGGCATGCCTTGTCGGAAAAAGATGATGCGGCTTTAGAGGAACAGCTTAAAGTACCCGCCCACAGGATGTTGCATGACAAAAATTTATGGCTGTCGAGTTCTACCTATCAGGGATGGCCTTTGCGTGAGCAGAAACCTAGTGAGACATGGCGCTACGATCCAGAATCTGCGGGCTGGCTCAAATTGGAGAAGCTACAAGACGGAAAGTGGGCGTTCCTGCCCGCAGCGGCAGATGCCATTAATACGGATTGGTCGTTTGGCACGGCTCATTGGCTTTGTCCAACAGCCAGTGAAATTGTGGAATTCTGTGAGCTGCATGACCTGTCTGCGAACTGGGCTTTTGAAATCGATCTGTTTGAGAGCCAGGGCAAAAGGCTGAGTTTTTCAATAGATGGTCTCTTGGTGGACAAAGAAATATAG
- a CDS encoding WYL domain-containing protein, with protein MQVVYLVRRACRVGFARRADLLRYFPASPATYTRWITQSLDVAPCLDREGEGRAARIVRKTARIPEWASYEALLYELESGNNPRITGLEDSELPVFVARWTRNMPVDPTALGKIMQAIIGEQPIRLRYVGLRRGESAHLRCIYPVGLERMGDQWRLIGCDLEKPGYPFRVFVLARILGVEGLCDVPKIGFVRPGIEDRETKIKALFNPALTSDQAIAIANELRVQDGQITLNDRSQFEFFRRFGAQDLSAEAVWPLLHNRVEDKEQEE; from the coding sequence ATGCAAGTAGTCTACTTGGTGCGGCGGGCATGCCGGGTTGGTTTCGCGCGCCGGGCTGATCTGCTGCGGTACTTTCCGGCATCGCCAGCTACTTATACCCGCTGGATCACGCAATCCTTGGATGTAGCCCCTTGCCTGGATCGTGAGGGCGAGGGCCGGGCGGCGCGGATTGTGCGCAAGACCGCTCGTATCCCGGAATGGGCCAGCTACGAAGCACTGCTATACGAACTCGAATCGGGCAACAATCCCAGAATCACGGGTCTGGAAGACAGTGAGTTGCCCGTATTCGTCGCGCGCTGGACACGCAACATGCCGGTCGATCCAACCGCGCTCGGCAAGATCATGCAAGCCATCATAGGCGAACAACCGATCCGGCTGCGCTATGTCGGCCTACGCCGCGGTGAGTCGGCCCACTTACGCTGCATTTACCCGGTTGGACTGGAGCGCATGGGCGATCAGTGGCGGCTGATCGGGTGTGACCTGGAAAAACCTGGATACCCCTTCCGAGTGTTTGTCCTGGCGCGCATTCTCGGGGTCGAGGGCCTGTGTGATGTGCCCAAGATAGGCTTTGTGCGTCCTGGCATCGAAGACAGGGAAACAAAAATCAAAGCACTGTTCAATCCTGCTCTCACCTCAGATCAGGCCATTGCCATAGCCAATGAGTTGCGTGTTCAGGATGGCCAGATCACGCTGAACGATCGGAGCCAGTTCGAGTTCTTTCGCCGGTTCGGCGCACAGGATCTCTCGGCAGAGGCTGTTTGGCCTCTTTTGCATAATCGCGTCGAGGACAAAGAGCAGGAGGAGTAA
- a CDS encoding type I-F CRISPR-associated protein Csy2 codes for MASKYLVLPHLNVQHANALQAWWLVAPPSPMALHGFSRALGLRVGVNFGGMAIIHHGVQWLGAEKRLSRFFKKESGGDDTKSWDVRFWNETFTPQQVQGATYINQDDHIAGSFSKGLQPTARCHVALSLVLRVDATVAIDLDAVEDFLWSGRIAGGAITDYGIPRVVESADKARARIHGGFFVADRADLIQDTMQRKGFDGTEALLDILVDRLAEPKAPHWLSANVVGYCALESPKPRLGVRGNLSHAYAEAIVGLIQYQSVRQQESMPFWTPRYRVDDGVFLLSSL; via the coding sequence ATGGCCTCGAAATATCTCGTGCTGCCCCACCTAAACGTGCAGCATGCGAATGCCCTGCAAGCTTGGTGGCTAGTGGCGCCACCCTCACCTATGGCACTGCATGGTTTCAGTCGCGCACTTGGACTGCGTGTAGGCGTAAATTTTGGCGGCATGGCCATTATCCATCATGGGGTGCAATGGCTGGGTGCTGAAAAGCGGCTTTCCCGCTTCTTCAAAAAGGAAAGCGGTGGTGATGATACAAAATCATGGGATGTTCGATTCTGGAACGAGACGTTCACGCCACAACAAGTGCAGGGCGCAACCTACATCAACCAGGATGACCATATCGCGGGCAGCTTCAGCAAGGGCTTACAGCCTACAGCCCGTTGCCATGTGGCTTTGTCCTTGGTGTTGCGCGTGGATGCAACGGTAGCAATAGATTTGGATGCCGTTGAAGACTTTCTGTGGTCCGGGCGCATTGCCGGCGGTGCCATTACGGACTACGGCATTCCACGCGTGGTGGAAAGTGCGGATAAAGCACGGGCGCGAATTCACGGTGGTTTTTTCGTTGCAGATCGGGCCGATCTCATACAGGACACCATGCAGCGCAAAGGCTTCGATGGCACGGAAGCGCTGCTCGACATCCTGGTAGACCGCTTAGCAGAGCCGAAAGCGCCGCATTGGTTGTCAGCCAATGTGGTCGGCTACTGCGCTCTTGAAAGTCCAAAACCTCGCCTCGGCGTGCGGGGTAACTTGTCCCACGCTTATGCCGAGGCAATTGTGGGACTGATCCAGTATCAATCCGTTCGCCAGCAGGAATCCATGCCTTTTTGGACTCCTCGCTACCGTGTCGATGACGGTGTTTTCCTTCTTTCCTCTCTCTAA